ttaattatGAAATATCAACTCCGGAGTCCTTTAAAcaatatttacaaatagAACCAGTTCATTGTATCTGGATCACAGAGGATTTCTTCACCTATTTGGAAGGGATAAATCCATATTGGGACTATTTGCCCAGCTGTTTAAGAGCAATTGTTGTGCCATGGGTCGGTTGCGATTTCGTTGATATTAAACGATTAAGGGAAGAGAAAGATATTACGATTTGTAACATTGGTCCCAATGCCAATGACAATGTCAGTGATCTCTGCATGTACCTTGTCATTTCAACCTTCAGAATGTGTTCATTCTGGGAATTTTGTATAAAATTCATGGAGATGGGTAATATAATGGGTACTAGAGAGTACATTGGTTCTTCTGTAAGTGAAACTCAAGACATGCAAGTAGTATCCCAAAACGGTAGCACAGAGTTGAGAACTAGTTACAAAATACCAATAAAGAAGGACCATACTAAGAAGATAAACGTCGTGAATAGTTTCACAGTTGGAGGAAAAAGTGTTGATTCACCAACAGGTAAAATAGCTTTAATTCTTGGGTTTGGATCCATTGGACAAACTATTGGAAATAAGTTGAAATTAGCATTCAATATGGAAATTCAATACCACAGGAGATCCGGCCcagtttcttcaaaattgttggGTTATGAAGCTAAATATCATGAGTCATTGGAAGATCCTGAAACTTGGCAAGAAGCGGATATTATCATATTAGCATTGCCTGGGGGAGATACCACTGCAAATAtaattaatgataaaacAATTAAAATGTGTAAAGATGGAGTCAGAATTGTTAATGTCGGGAGAGGAACATGTATAGATGAAGACGCCTTATTGAGACATTTAGATAGTAATAAGATCGCTAGTTGTGGACTAGACGTATTTAAAAGTGAAGAGACTACaattaagaaagaatttttacaaagatGGGATGTTACAGTACTACCACACATTGGAAGTGCAGTGTCTGATATTATGAAACGTTCCACTGAGATaactttacaaaatatcGAGAGCTTATTTGTATATGGATACGACGGTATCTACCCGCTAAATTAGTATTGCTTTATTGAGTTTCTAACCTCAGGGGAGGAGGGGAGGGGAGTTAAATCTTACAAACGCATTTATGTACTGATATATTTACTAAATCCATTCAGCTTCTACCTGAgctttttgaaaagtataGTCCTTGTGATTGATCGTGGCGATACCATCTTTTAAAGAACATTTCCATCTTGCTTTGGTTCTGGTAACTTTTTCATAGAGACACAACATTAGATTTTCGTCAGGACCGTCATCTTCACCTTcagaaatcaaataatcaTCATCTGAATCGTCCAATTCGGAACCAACTTCATCAGTATCTAGAAGTGCACTTCTTTTCGCTTTCTTTTCCTGTAATCGTATCTGCTCTGCTATTTTACCACTTGGATCGTCTACTTCCAGAGTTATTTCCTGTTTTGATGAGTCGTTTTCACCAGGACTTATACCATTTCCTTGAGAATCTTCATTGTCATTTTCCTGTTTTATCTTTGTCGTCGTAGAAGGCTCAAATATCGTATTATCATccttattattatcattattattactattattattactattattattactaccATTATTACCATAACCGGCGTTgttattatcatttggAGTTGGATTTAAATTTAAGGTATTACTCTCTAGTCCCGGTAAAATTAAACCTTGATCTAATTCACTCTGCTgttgttcttctttaatCATGAAATTACTGTTATGCGTATCCATAACCTCCGTATCCCAATTGAATGTGGTGACTTTAGTCTCtgacaatttcaatttccaatTTCGTTTCAAATCTTGTAAAGTTTGTTCATCAATACctgcattttcaaaatcttctctAACTTCGTTTATAACAGACTCCACGATGGACTCATACACTTTACTTGCTTCACGGTTCGACATTACTTTATCTATCGATCTATCAATGACCCTTTCACGCTAACGAACTCTTAATGTTGTTACTTCTAATAGTGGAACTTCTATATTTTCAAAGgttggaaaattttaattttgttaaaaTACGTAAACAGGGCGGGGTAACTCTCGTCACTTTTACTAATCAAAACGTTAGTCAGTTGCTCAAAATTAGCCCATTTAAACACCCCAGAGCCGCCAATTGGAGCTCTCCATATGGGCTAACACTTTAGATCGCTGTTGGCTGCCACTTTCCGCGAGTTTCTGGCACATTCCGAAGGTTCTTTACTCGAATTGTCATCCGCAAGGCATCGTACTCTGCCTGTTGTGACTCTACTCGATGTCTATCGTTGCTGGGATTACTCTTCTACGTAAATGTGAGTAGCAATTATACCATGCTACTACAGATACACCCCATTATCTGCCACTGTCTGAAGTAAATGTGTCAGAACAAAGCTGCCAACGCCTGCCAAAGCTTGCTGCTGGACTCAACGTGCAACGGACACTCATTCTTCACCATTTCCTTGCAGTTTCCCTTCCTGTATGGGCAATGGCATTGATGCTCACAGCTGCTTCGAGTGGTAAGTAAACAAAAGccaacttttttttccagtGACAATTTGAGCTTCTTTCTGATGGAATAGCCAGCTAATAGAACACTCAGGATGAAACCATTGAAACGGATCTTCCTACCGAGATTCATCAGACCCAGTGTGCTCAACAGATTGAACACTCCAGAATTGCTGGAATCGCTAAATTTCGTTGCTAAATCGTCTAGTGGAATTTATCACCATCTGCCCCTGGGTCATAGAACAATTGAGAAACTGACCGATATCGTCCATAGAGAACTGCATGAATCGTTCCCTAACGTTAGTGAGTTAGCCTTGGCGTCAATATCTCCTCGACGTCGGTGGGAAAAGACCAATCGATGGAATAACAATGAAATGTACAGGCTTGACAATGATCAATTCTGTTTGGTACCCACTTGTGAAGAGGATATTACTAAACTGATGACTTCACACATTAAGAGTTACAAAGATATGCCAGTCTTGGCTTACCAGGTAACAAAGAAGTTCAGAAACGAGAAAAGACCCAGAAATGGACTTTTGAGAACAAAAGAGTTTCTAATGCTTGATGCTTATTCGTTTGTGGAATCCACAGAGGATGCAAAATCGATGTTTAATGAAGTCAACGAGGCATTCATTAGAATCTTCAAACGGTTGAAAATACCGTTTGCCAAAGCTGTGGCAGATAATGGCTACATTGGAGGCGACCAATCAATCGAATACCATTACTTACATGACGTTGGCGAGGACAAGTTGTTTTATTGTCCAAATTGTCATACTACATCCACACAAGACAAGACAGAATCCTTACCAGGGACAAATCTCAAACCTACGACCGACGTCACGGTGAAATATGCGTTAAACAAGAGTCATGATACTTTGTTCTGTTTCTATTTCCCATCAGATAGACAATTGAACTGGAATTTAGCTTCAATTGCAACGGATTATGATTTGGATTCTGCTTTAAAGGAGTTTACTgacaacaaaattttaacgattttccaaaatgaaaataacgaCCCAATGTTCAATAAAGTCGTCAGAATGATGGATTCACGTATTTCTTCACGTTCCAATTTCCCTGATTTCCCACTaaaacaatatttgaagaataatTTTAGTCAAATAACAGACGTTAATTTGGTTAATTCCATTGAAGGAGAAATTTGTGGATTGTGTGGCGAGTCCCCATTGCAAACTTCCAACAGTATTGAAGTCGGCCATACTTTCAATCTAAACACCAAATATTCAGAAGCcatgaaattgaattacAATAATGCAGAAAATACAACGGAAAATAATTTGGTGAAAATGGGGTGTTATGGAATTGGCATCTCAAGGGTTGTTGCTGCAATAGCAGAAGTGAACAGAGATTCACTGGGACTCAGATGGCCCAGTCCTATTGCTCCATATCTGGTATCCATATGCTCTCCGCCTAAGACAGAAGAGATGAATGAGAAGATTGTCAAAGTGGTTACTAAATTAACCGAATCATCTCAATTGGCCAACGAAATCTTACAACTGCCCAACGGCGAAGACAATAATACCACCCTCTTCTCCCAAATCTCGACGTCGCATGCCATAGGTATACCGATTTGCATAATAGTTGGTTCCAAGACGTGGCCAAGAATCGAAATAGAAGTCAGAGGAAAGAGACTCAAAGGTGACACGGATGCATATTGGAAAATCAAGTACAACCACTTGAAAGATCAGTACCAATGGGAAGTCTATCAGGAAAACACCACGGAGAAACATGTCGTACATCTCGACCACGCGAACGACGTTATCGAATTCCTACTGAAGGATATCTAAAAGACCTGTTAATAAAACGAAACTTCGCGCACAAACTCTATATATCATTCTCATGTAAATACATCATTTAAGCAAGATTTCAGCAGCAATATTATGGTCTTACACTACAAATTTGGCACTTATACCGTAAAGATGAGTTTACCCAGCTTTGCTTTTCGCCAGTTTTCTTCTATGAAGCGAATATTGTATAtacaaaaaattaagaGTCCTAAGAATATACTTAGCATTGCTACTTTCATTTAGACTAGGAAATCCGGTATAAAGGACTGTATATTTGTTTATAAGCGTGTTCTATACGTGTTTTGTGGCTGTCAATATCCTATAGTACTGTTTACTTGGACGTTTTCATCAATCCGATATAGATTATTCAGGAAGTTCTCCTCTTATTTCGgtaatattgaagaaacgTTAATTCCAAGAAATTCTACCTATTTTAAGACTCATTTTTCGATTAATATCAAACGTTCAGGTGCATATTTGCTTGAGAGTCATCGGTGTATTACTATAAAATTAACATTAAAAGCGGTCCCTACCAATTCATTTCAAATCTAAATGAGTAGGCAGACAAGTGGGAGTGCGACTCTGGATTTGCTCTCACAGTATAATAGTTATATTTCTGAAAGAGATAAAGCTATAgaggaaattgaaaaaaaatcagacTTTGATGATAAGAGACTCTCATATGATGACTTGTTCAAAGAAAAcgtgaaattgaaattacaaGTTACTGAATATGAAGCTGAAATTAGCAGtctaaagaaaatgatagaCCTACTTAAGAAGAACAGAAATTCAGTGATACTAGAACAGACACATGGGAACACAGAAGAAGCGGAATTGGTACATAATGAAGTTGTCTTGCCTCCGAGATCTGCTAATAGAAAGACGAACGCAAAGGACTTGACCATTGGGATTCCGAACAAGACTCCCAAATCAAGTTTCGAGAGCTCAATTGAGTCAGTACCCAAAAGCTCATCAAGTGTCGATTTTACAAGGTCTAATGACTTGAAAACTGATGAGCCAAACCAGCTTAGAAACCtgtcatcatcttctaaagTGACCACACAGAGCCTCGAAAGGATGCCCGATACGTTTTTTGAAGAGCCAGGGGCTAGTACAACGACAGTGGATCTGTTAAACACGGAAAATGACGAAACTTTACCATTTctgaattcaaaatcacAATCAAATCTATCAGCCAAGTCTaatgatatatttggaAGTCCCGCTGCTTCAGTAACCTATACGACTTCTAGAATCACTATAAAGTCACCAAATAAGTCTTTACGTTCTCCATTACAGGATAGATCCCATTTTAAATCTCCTCAAAGTGCAAACAGAATCACAGCAGTGGTTAATAATCAACTTCATTCTCCTTCTAAGACGTTATCCGAAGATACAAACTTATTTGCAAGATCATCTCCTCACATTATCAACAATATGACTAGTCCATCACAGGAGAGAAATGCGACAGTTTCACATAAAGATTTAGAGTTTTCTCCCGATGCTAAAGCTAAACTAACAACATTCAGCCAATTGCTCGATAATTCGTTTGGAGAAGACCAGAACTCTCCAGTCACAAATGGTAGCATAAAGGATCAACACTCAGCGACATCGCTTCCTTACGCACCAGCGTTACCTCCTCCAAAGTTCGTCAACTCAAATATGTCTTCCCCTGGCTCCAACCAGTTAGGATCTCCTgtcattttgaataaaacaCGTCCAATGATCAATCTAATGGAAAGTGGAAGTCCTCTTCCACTGGGTCTTCAAAGTAGCCCAGCTTCCACAGAGCCTCGTCATAATGGTAATGGCAACGGGACTATAGTTGTAACAAAAACCTTACTATGGATAGTATATCTGCATCTTCTCAAAGTACATACAACAACAATCAGACCAAAATTCCCATCTACTATCAAGTTTCCCATCCATACCATCCAATTCGGCGCAAAATTCACTGAAATAAATAATAGGCAACGCTCACCCAGCACAAACACCGTAAGATCTACAGCTCAAAGTTTCATGTCTGATATACCATTATTTGTGCAACCAGAAGAATTTGGTACCATTAGAGTAGAGGTTGTAAGTTCTTTATACCAAGACAACGAGACGGAAATGGAAAGTGAAGATAACTCGATATTAATCAGTGTAATTGACAGAAAATCAGATAAAGAAATGTTCAAATTTGCTAAATCAATCcaaaaaattagagaaCTAGACGTCTATTTGAAATCTCACGTTTCAACTTTATCATTACCATCATTACCCGAAAGGGCATTATTCAGGACCATAGTGCCGTCAAAAGTCGATACGAGAAGAGAAAAGTTGAATGATTATTTTAGGAGTATATTTAGCGTCCCTGAATATCCtcaaaatgtttctttaaaaattgCCCAATTTTTAAGCACCGATACCGCTATGAACCCTGTTGTTCTTGGTGATACCAGTAAAGAAGGCACTTTGATAATGCGAAGACCTAAAAAGACTTTGAGTAACAACACCTCATGGAAAGTCAGATATGGTATGTTAAACGGTGCTCAATTACAGTTGTTGGATAATGGACAACTTGCTGAGACGATACGATTAAGACAAGCAACAATTGAATTAGTTCCTAATATCCCAGAAGACAAGTATGGTACAAAGAATGGATTTCTCATTACTGAGCATAAGAAGAATGGGTTGTCTGCAAGTACTAAATATTTCTTGTGTAGTGAAACATCCAAGGAAAGGGAACTTTGGGTTGCAGCTCTGAGTGAATTCACGGATACTGGttcattatcttcagcCAACACAAGCCATTCAAATGCACCAacattaaaattaaataaacCTACTGAAtcgaagaatttttttgcaaaacCTGAGATATCCCAACCACCAGGTTTTGATGATCAAGTATATGTTACCGACTTGTCACAGGTTGATGGAGCTCATTCTCATCACTCAACCATAACAAGCAACACAGGCTTTGACACCACACTATCCTCATCGCCTCGGGAGCATGGCGAAAACAATATTGAAGACGACAGAGAGCTTAGACGTATCAAAATGAGAAGTCTTTTCCCCTTTAAAAAACTGACCACTACATCAGGTAGTAGCGGGGGCGACATATTAGAATCACAAGAACCTGGTCTTAAGTCTCCCGATAAACTAGCCAGCATATTCTCATCTCCAGTGAGCAAACATCCTCTAAATTCAGCTAATGAACCTGCGGTATTTGGAACATCCTTGGAAATATGTTTGAAGCTAAGTTCTCACACTTATCAAGGTGTTTTTGAAATACCGAGCGTGGTTTATAGATGTTTAGAATATCTTTACAAAAACATGGGGATTCAAGAAGAGGGCATTTTCAGATTAAGCGGTTCGAGcaatttgatcaaatcgGTACAAGAGCAATTTGACAGGGAATATGATATCGACTTATGCTCCTATAACGTTGGAGGGGATGAAGAATCTTTTCTGGGTGTCAACACAGTTTCTGGTATTctaaaattatatttgaGAAGACTGCCACATCTGATTTTTGGTGATGAGCAATTCCAAATCTTTAAAGATATTACCGATAACAATCACAACAATCCAGAAGCCATTGCCATTGAATTCagaaatattataaaagGCGGCCGCGTGCCGCGTGcaaatgtttctttaatGTACTCACTTTTTGAACTGTTGTTGAGGATCAATGAGAACAGTAAATATAATAAGATGaatttgagaaatttgTGCATCGTGTTTTCTCCCACTTTAAATATACCAATCACTATGTTACAACCCTTTATTGAGGATTTCAAATGTATTTTCAAGGGAGAAGAGCCTATTAGTAATGACAAGAGAGAAAGTTTAGATATTCATATCCCAGGCGTGTAGGTGAAAAAATGACGATGAAGGATTAATAATACAGCAAGATAATTTATATACGTGATATaaagattcaaataatgataattgTAATTGTATTTGTAATATATAATCATAAAAGCAGTTTAATTAACAGCTGGTCAAACCACTGCTTCTACTGCTTTTcgaacaaaaaatttaatttgttATTTATGGGAGATAAAAAGTCCAATTTGTAGAAATCAAATATGAAGAAAGCTGTATCGTGATAAAATGGGCGATAATAACAACAGAAATGTGTTAATGATATAGGAAAACAAAGTggaaaaaaaggaaatcACAGCTTTTTATgcaaattttgaacatGACTACCATCTACCACCGCTTCTAGTGGTGTGCTTTTTTGTCGAGATATGAGATATCATAGAGACATCACTATCATCATAGGTCGCAATACTAGTGTTATTATTGGCGTGTTGATACGTATTAGCTGTCGGTATAGTACGAGAGTTACGACTATGTCTTAAATGCTGTGTCGTAGTACTTGAAGGAATTTTATACATTCCATTACTTTGTAAGTGACGTTGACCGTTACCTGTAGTTCTTGATctagaagaagaggaagaagatggATTTTGTGACACcattctttcattttcgttttcattttcttcctcatcttGAATGATTTCTAAAGTTTCTAAATGTCTTGAAATATCATCGATGGTAATATCCTCCACAGTACGGTTGAATGTTTTATTCAACTCCTCATCATATACGTAATCGTTATCCTCTTCATC
This is a stretch of genomic DNA from Kazachstania africana CBS 2517 chromosome 8, complete genome. It encodes these proteins:
- the TOA1 gene encoding transcription initiation factor IIA large subunit (similar to Saccharomyces cerevisiae TOA1 (YOR194C); ancestral locus Anc_8.603) encodes the protein MSNREASKVYESIVESVINEVREDFENAGIDEQTLQDLKRNWKLKLSETKVTTFNWDTEVMDTHNSNFMIKEEQQQSELDQGLILPGLESNTLNLNPTPNDNNNAGYGNNGSNNNSNNNSNNNDNNKDDNTIFEPSTTTKIKQENDNEDSQGNGISPGENDSSKQEITLEVDDPSGKIAEQIRLQEKKAKRSALLDTDEVGSELDDSDDDYLISEGEDDGPDENLMLCLYEKVTRTKARWKCSLKDGIATINHKDYTFQKAQVEAEWI
- the KAFR0H02750 gene encoding glyoxylate reductase (similar to Saccharomyces cerevisiae YPL113C; ancestral locus Anc_8.602) translates to MSINVIIPYKTQIEIDEANPLFEKLHLENNINFINYEISTPESFKQYLQIEPVHCIWITEDFFTYLEGINPYWDYLPSCLRAIVVPWVGCDFVDIKRLREEKDITICNIGPNANDNVSDLCMYLVISTFRMCSFWEFCIKFMEMGNIMGTREYIGSSVSETQDMQVVSQNGSTELRTSYKIPIKKDHTKKINVVNSFTVGGKSVDSPTGKIALILGFGSIGQTIGNKLKLAFNMEIQYHRRSGPVSSKLLGYEAKYHESLEDPETWQEADIIILALPGGDTTANIINDKTIKMCKDGVRIVNVGRGTCIDEDALLRHLDSNKIASCGLDVFKSEETTIKKEFLQRWDVTVLPHIGSAVSDIMKRSTEITLQNIESLFVYGYDGIYPLN
- the BEM3 gene encoding GTPase-activating protein BEM3 (similar to Saccharomyces cerevisiae BEM3 (YPL115C); ancestral locus Anc_8.605), with product MSRQTSGSATLDLLSQYNSYISERDKAIEEIEKKSDFDDKRLSYDDLFKENVKLKLQVTEYEAEISSLKKMIDLLKKNRNSVILEQTHGNTEEAELVHNEVVLPPRSANRKTNAKDLTIGIPNKTPKSSFESSIESVPKSSSSVDFTRSNDLKTDEPNQLRNLSSSSKVTTQSLERMPDTFFEEPGASTTTVDLLNTENDETLPFLNSKSQSNLSAKSNDIFGSPAASVTYTTSRITIKSPNKSLRSPLQDRSHFKSPQSANRITAVVNNQLHSPSKTLSEDTNLFARSSPHIINNMTSPSQERNATVSHKDLEFSPDAKAKLTTFSQLLDNSFGEDQNSPVTNGSIKDQHSATSLPYAPALPPPKFVNSNMSSPGSNQLGSPVILNKTRPMINLMESGSPLPLGLQSSPASTEPRHNGNGNGTIVVTKTLLWIVYLHLLKVHTTTIRPKFPSTIKFPIHTIQFGAKFTEINNRQRSPSTNTVRSTAQSFMSDIPLFVQPEEFGTIRVEVVSSLYQDNETEMESEDNSILISVIDRKSDKEMFKFAKSIQKIRELDVYLKSHVSTLSLPSLPERALFRTIVPSKVDTRREKLNDYFRSIFSVPEYPQNVSLKIAQFLSTDTAMNPVVLGDTSKEGTLIMRRPKKTLSNNTSWKVRYGMLNGAQLQLLDNGQLAETIRLRQATIELVPNIPEDKYGTKNGFLITEHKKNGLSASTKYFLCSETSKERELWVAALSEFTDTGSLSSANTSHSNAPTLKLNKPTESKNFFAKPEISQPPGFDDQVYVTDLSQVDGAHSHHSTITSNTGFDTTLSSSPREHGENNIEDDRELRRIKMRSLFPFKKLTTTSGSSGGDILESQEPGLKSPDKLASIFSSPVSKHPLNSANEPAVFGTSLEICLKLSSHTYQGVFEIPSVVYRCLEYLYKNMGIQEEGIFRLSGSSNLIKSVQEQFDREYDIDLCSYNVGGDEESFLGVNTVSGILKLYLRRLPHLIFGDEQFQIFKDITDNNHNNPEAIAIEFRNIIKGGRVPRANVSLMYSLFELLLRINENSKYNKMNLRNLCIVFSPTLNIPITMLQPFIEDFKCIFKGEEPISNDKRESLDIHIPGV
- the AIM10 gene encoding putative proline--tRNA ligase AIM10 (similar to Saccharomyces cerevisiae YER087W; ancestral locus Anc_7.368); translated protein: MKPLKRIFLPRFIRPSVLNRLNTPELLESLNFVAKSSSGIYHHLPLGHRTIEKLTDIVHRELHESFPNVSELALASISPRRRWEKTNRWNNNEMYRLDNDQFCLVPTCEEDITKLMTSHIKSYKDMPVLAYQVTKKFRNEKRPRNGLLRTKEFLMLDAYSFVESTEDAKSMFNEVNEAFIRIFKRLKIPFAKAVADNGYIGGDQSIEYHYLHDVGEDKLFYCPNCHTTSTQDKTESLPGTNLKPTTDVTVKYALNKSHDTLFCFYFPSDRQLNWNLASIATDYDLDSALKEFTDNKILTIFQNENNDPMFNKVVRMMDSRISSRSNFPDFPLKQYLKNNFSQITDVNLVNSIEGEICGLCGESPLQTSNSIEVGHTFNLNTKYSEAMKLNYNNAENTTENNLVKMGCYGIGISRVVAAIAEVNRDSLGLRWPSPIAPYLVSICSPPKTEEMNEKIVKVVTKLTESSQLANEILQLPNGEDNNTTLFSQISTSHAIGIPICIIVGSKTWPRIEIEVRGKRLKGDTDAYWKIKYNHLKDQYQWEVYQENTTEKHVVHLDHANDVIEFLLKDI